In Streptomyces sp. P9-A4, the genomic window TCGGCAACGTGGTCGTGAACGCCTTCGGCCAGAAGATCATCGCGTCCTGGGACGCCACCGGCACCGCCACCGTCAAGACCAAGGCGACCGGCTGTGTGATCAACCGGCCCAACGGCTCCTCGGGCGGCATCGACGCCCTGCGCAACGCCGTGGACACCAACTCCGGCTGCCTCGACTTCGCCCGCTCCTCGCGCGGCCCGGTCGACAACAGCACCACGGACCTCACCTGGATCCCCTTCGCCAAGGACGCGGTGTCCTGGGTGAAGCGCTCCGACAGCGCGCTGCCCGCCGACCTGACGGTGGCCCAGCTGAAGGCCGTCTACGAGTGCACCACCACGTCCCTCAACGGCGTGGCCCTCACCCCGATCCTGCCGCAGGCCAACTCCGGCACGCGTCAGTTCTTCCTCTCCTCCATCGGCGTGACCACCCCGGGCACCTGCGTCCAGCAGGGCGTCCAGGAGAACGACGGCACCGTCCTCGACAGCGCCGGTGACATCGCGCCCTACTCCGTCGCCCAGTACACGGCGCAGGAGAAGGCCGTCGTCACGGACCGCCGCGGCGCCGCCGTGCTCGGCTCCGTCGCCGGTGTCGCCCCGCGCAACACCGACAAGACGCTGAACCCGCTCTTCAGCATCAAGCGCGACGTCTACAACGTCGTCCCGACGGCGAAGCTCACCAACGCCACGATCGCCCAGACGTTCGTCGGCTCGGCCTCCAAGGTCTGCGCCGCCGGCACCACGATCACCAACTACGGCTTCGGCACCCTCGGCGCCGACTGCGGCACCACCACCCTCAAGGGCGAGCGCTGATCACCAGGCTCCCCTGAC contains:
- a CDS encoding substrate-binding domain-containing protein, producing the protein MNVKSRARIGAALGVAALGLGVALAPAAQADPSPVTQYRTLAGVGSDTTQDVVNGLGNVVVNAFGQKIIASWDATGTATVKTKATGCVINRPNGSSGGIDALRNAVDTNSGCLDFARSSRGPVDNSTTDLTWIPFAKDAVSWVKRSDSALPADLTVAQLKAVYECTTTSLNGVALTPILPQANSGTRQFFLSSIGVTTPGTCVQQGVQENDGTVLDSAGDIAPYSVAQYTAQEKAVVTDRRGAAVLGSVAGVAPRNTDKTLNPLFSIKRDVYNVVPTAKLTNATIAQTFVGSASKVCAAGTTITNYGFGTLGADCGTTTLKGER